In Fulvia fulva chromosome 10, complete sequence, a single window of DNA contains:
- a CDS encoding Sporulation protein RMD8, protein MAMVLSPPQVTDSRDTKDSRPAPPRPQPQRAGTRIISVDNVLQYASEIPSAQRRAPPGVRPSHHSRTPSGRHPLDPKLRGRGVPLTAAHIPARSSKTSEKLVLLPETAEEPDSPEEDEDRAPPTDEELKRRRKGGKSEAERLPKSQRVADPQLARVTAYCTAQSYKLKSTAQFVREQHGAKTKLYDDCLYCVYQLPLLGGSDGYRVRSSPVVKHPGGRSVLDEQIEANERRQYREGWGEESEEYSVRGNASPYDGTPNHGTPPQEMEQKDFEASVTTNGIHDSWDQEREARRRESSDSSAFSFPSPHAGVAPNAHTVAELFIFSYGVAVLWNFTPNQEKDLLADMTFSAQSAMPSGKHQAQHLSQKAAALAPPSALPLMTRPLDESDFETEEFHFQYDNTAEKPRIYNDMITLRTSDHMIKLAMSHAIAQSTKLSFFEEKMQKTMSEAQYVPRQLALEGSLGMDRKEIVGLVGRLFEGRVEVNLSSNMLDTPNFFWDAEPTLHPLYDAVREYLEIKPRIQVLNERCRVFLDLAEILSDSIADVKMTRITWIIIILIVLSIIVTLSEVFLRFGMLASGAKKEREDAAAAAAAMLMAGWVPLGPMGMVGSAGGSGSGSGRVLGEL, encoded by the exons ATGGCTATGGTACTAAGCCCTCCCCAGGTCACAGATTCTCGCGACACGAAAGACAGCCGACCAGCACCACCGCGACCGCAACCACAACGCGCCGGCACGCGCATAATATCAGTCGACAATGTGCTGCAATATGCCAGCGAAATACCCTCAGCGCAACGACGAGCTCCACCTGGAGTGCGGCCATCACATCACAGCCGAACACCGTCTGGACGACACCCTCTAGATCCGAAGCTCAGGGGGAGGGGGGTGCCATTGACAGCGGCGCACATACCGGCCAGGAGTAGCAAGACGAGTGAAAAGCTGGTATTGCTGCCAGAGACTGCTGAAGAACCTGATTCGCCGGAAGAGGATGAGGATCGAGCACCGCCTACGGACGAGGAGCTGAAGAGGAGACGGAAAGGAGGCAAGAGTGAGGCTGAACGTCTGCCAAAGAGCCAGAGAGTGGCAGATCCGCAGCTTGCAAGAGTCACAGCATATTGTACAGCGCAGAGCTACAAGCTGAAGAGCACAGCGCAGTTTGTGAGGGAACAACACGGTGCGAAGACGAAGCTGTACGATGATTGTCTGTATTGTGTGTACCAGCTACCTTTGCTAGGAGGCAGCGATGGGTACCGCGTACGCAGCAGTCCTGTTGTCAAGCATCCTGGTGGGCGGAGCGTATTGGACGAGCAGATCGAGGCCAACGAAAGGAGACAGTATCGAGAAGGCTGGGGCGAGGAGAGTGAAGAGTACTCGGTGCGAGGCAATGCATCACCCTACGACGGCACACCAAATCATGGCACACCACCTCAAGAAATGGAGCAGAAAGACTTCGAAGCATCAGTCACGACCAATGGTATACACGACTCCTGGGACCAGGAACGAGAAGCGCGGAGGAGGGAAAGCAGCGACTCCTCGGCCTTCAGCTTCCCATCACCTCATGCTGGCGTCGCACCCAACGCTCATACAGTCGCCGAACTCTTCATCTTCAGCTATGGCGTGGCAGTCCTATGGAACTTCACACCGAACCAAGAAAAGGATCTCCTCGCAGACATGACTTTCTCCGCCCAGTCCGCCATGCCCTCCGGCAAGCACCAAGCACAACACCTTTCGCAAAAAGCCGCCGCCCTCGCACCACCTTCAGCACTCCCGCTCATGACCCGGCCGCTGGACGAAAGTGACTTTGAGACAGAGGAATTCCACTTTCAATACGACAACACAGCTGAGAAACCACGGATATACAACGACATGATCACATTACGGACGAGCGATCATATGATCAAGCTGGCAATGTCTCACGCTATCGCTCAGAGCACGAAGCTTTCATTCTTCGAGGAGAAGATGCAGAAGACCATGTCCGAAGCACAGTACGTCCCGCGCCAACTGGCGTTGGAAGGTAGCCTAGGCATGGATCGGAAAGAGATCGTCGGTCTAGTCGGTCGTCTCTTCGAAGGAAGAGTCGAGGTCAACCTTT CCTCCAACATGCTCGACACCCCCAACTTCTTCTGGGACGCCGAACCCACCCTCCACCCCCTCTACGACGCAGTCCGCGAATACCTCGAAATCAAACCCCGCATCCAAGTCCTCAACGAGCGCTGCCGCGTCTTCCTCGACCTGGCGGAAATCCTCTCAGATTCAATCGCAGATGTGAAGATGACGAGGATTACGTGGATTATTATTATTCTGATTGTTCTGAGTATTATTGTCACGTTGAGTGAGGTTTTCCTGAGGTTTGGCATGTTGGCGAGTGGGGCGAAGAAGGAGAGGGAGgatgctgctgctgctgctgctgcgaTGTTGATGGCGGGGTGGGTGCCGTTGGGGCCGATGGGGATGGTGGGGAGTGCGGGTGGGAGTGGGAGTGGGAGTGGGAGGGTTTTGGGGGAGTTGTGA